Proteins encoded within one genomic window of Candidatus Schekmanbacteria bacterium:
- a CDS encoding type III polyketide synthase, whose product MKKKNTDFSPSIISIATANPSATFTQEEAYKLSGYDDKKIKAIFLNSGIRKRHFFVRPADKVPNESVNELNARYKEGAVETGARAISECLKNAGTNHIDFLAVATCTGYLCPGLSSIYVKKLALNKSLQRTDIQGMGCAGALPALQRGWDHVRANSGSNALVTAVEICSAAYFIDSSIDSSMETIIGNVICGDGGAAVLLGENHVYGMPYILGFHTEIFSDYLDSVGFSSIEGKLKIILGKEIQNIAGKAARKAIEALLKKHSLKFKDIKRWIIHPGGRNVIVNIADELGLTRKELSASYEVLEEYGNMSSPTVLFVLKRMIDSTPPAEGEYGIMLALGPGVAAEAALLRW is encoded by the coding sequence ATGAAGAAGAAAAATACTGATTTTTCCCCCTCCATAATTTCCATTGCTACCGCCAATCCTTCTGCCACATTTACGCAGGAAGAGGCATACAAGCTCTCCGGGTATGATGATAAAAAGATAAAGGCAATATTTTTAAACTCCGGAATCAGGAAAAGACATTTTTTTGTGCGCCCAGCAGATAAGGTGCCAAATGAAAGTGTTAATGAACTTAACGCGAGGTATAAGGAAGGCGCGGTAGAGACCGGCGCAAGAGCGATATCTGAGTGTCTTAAAAATGCGGGAACAAATCATATTGATTTTCTTGCCGTTGCAACGTGTACGGGCTATCTCTGTCCCGGACTGTCATCAATATATGTGAAGAAGCTTGCCCTTAACAAGAGCCTTCAGCGCACTGACATTCAGGGGATGGGATGTGCGGGAGCGCTCCCGGCACTGCAAAGAGGATGGGACCATGTGAGGGCGAATTCCGGTTCAAATGCATTGGTTACTGCTGTTGAGATTTGCTCTGCCGCATATTTTATTGATTCGTCGATTGATTCATCTATGGAAACGATTATCGGGAATGTCATATGCGGAGATGGGGGAGCCGCAGTTCTGCTTGGTGAAAACCATGTATATGGAATGCCTTACATCTTAGGATTTCATACTGAGATATTTTCAGATTACCTTGATTCAGTTGGTTTCAGCTCAATCGAGGGGAAGCTTAAGATCATACTCGGCAAGGAGATCCAGAATATCGCGGGGAAGGCTGCGAGGAAAGCGATTGAAGCCCTTCTAAAAAAACATTCGCTGAAATTCAAGGACATCAAAAGATGGATAATCCATCCTGGCGGCAGGAATGTGATTGTGAATATTGCAGATGAGCTTGGGCTAACGAGAAAGGAGCTTTCTGCTTCATACGAAGTCCTTGAGGAATACGGCAATATGTCATCGCCGACTGTTCTCTTTGTATTGAAAAGAATGATTGATTCAACACCGCCGGCAGAAGGGGAATACGGAATAATGTTAGCGCTTGGGCCGGGGGTTGCGGCGGAGGCTGCGCTCCTACGCTGGTAA